A region of the Roseovarius nanhaiticus genome:
TTCCCCTGGGTGAGCCGAGTGAATCGGCTTCTAGGCGGACGGGCGCCTTTGCCCAATAGGGCGTCTCATCCGTCTTTGCCCGGGAATCGGGCGATAAAGGCACGCAAAAGGGCGAGGCCATTCCTGGCCCCGCCCTCCCTAATCCTGATTCTCGCCATCTCAGCGCTTGTGTATGACCGCCACCTGATCGCGGCGCTTCTTCTGATACTTCACAGGGTGCACGATACAGGCCGAAATCTCGGGGATAAGGGCGTTGAACTCCGCGGCGACGGCGGGATCGGAGTGCTGAAACTCGCGCGTATCTATGTAAGAGCGTAGCAACGCGGCCGTCTTGGTGATTCCGGGCACTTCATATGTGTCGGGCTGCCAGCGCAGATCCTCGATCACATATAGACCGCCCGACGGCAGCTTGGGGAAAATCTCAAGAAAGGCATTCTGCTGGTGGTGGCTGGCATGGCTGGCATCGTCGATGACGATATCGGGCGCGTCCATTGCCGCAACACTTTTGGCGATCGCCGCGCGGTCATCCATGTCGCAACGGTGAAAGGTGAAACGATCATGATCGAACCATGAAAAATCCGACACGTCGAGCCCGTGGATATGCGCCTTGGGAAAATACTCCAGCCACATCCGGATCGACGGCAGGTCCGTCGTCTCGCGATCCGCATCATTGCCTTGCTCGGGACCGCCTATCAGCAGGCCCATCTCGAGGAAGTTGATCTTGCGGCCCCGGTAGGGATGAAAGAGCAGATGATAGAGCTCCGTATACCGGTGCTTGGTCGAGCCCTTGTCCGAGCCAAACCGGTCGGCGAGGTCCGTCAGGTTGATAGGGGTCTTCTTCTTGGCAGTGCCTTCGTCCAGCATTGCTGCCTCCCTTATTCCGCCGCTTCGGCGTTTGCTTTTTTGGATATGACCGGCGCGGCCTCGGGGTCGATCCCGTGTTTCTTCAGCAGCTGGTCGATCAGGCCGCCCTCGTCCGGCAATCCGCCGGGGCGTGACGCCAGAAATTCACGGATGCGGCGACCGTATAGATGAATCGACGTCGTCTTGTCGGTCAGATAGCTCTCGGCACTGTCAGCGCGGGCGGCCTTGACCATGCGGCGCCGCTTGTCGAAGGGAATGGGGTAGAGCACTTCGCGCGGAAATGCGTATTTGTCCTCACCGGTCTTGTGGACGTAATGCGTCACGGCTTGCGGCCCCCAGACGCCCCAAGGCAGGTCGCTGCAATGCACCGGACTACCGGCATCCTTTTGCGCCTGCAGCTTGGCCTTGGCACCATCACTATACCATTCGGGGATGCCATATTCATCATGGCTCATCTCCAGAAGGCCCGCCAGCGCCGGACTGTCCTGCGGCAGACCCAGAACGCCGCCATTGATATGGCTTTCGCTCTCCCACCCATAGTAATGGCCCGTCTCGGTCTGGAACGGCTTCATGCAATAGGCGTCCGTGTCGGCCCAGATCGTGCGCTCGCTCTGGGTCAGCATGTGATAGCGAAAGACGTCCGAGAAAAGCGCCAGGCTGCCGGTGCGGCCATGGGCGATGAATTCGTCCCGCTTGAGGATTGCATCGCCATGCACGATCTTGGCGCCCTCGGGCACATTTTCGACCGGGCCATAATGATAGAGCGTCACGTCGTGGCCTGCGTCCAGAAAGGACTGAACACAGAGTTGCTCGACATAGCTCAGGGGGCCTTCGACCCACAGCATGGCGATATGGTGTAGTTTGCTCATCTTTGGGATCTGCCCTTTTGCCTGAAGCCTCGCGCGCGCCCGATTTCGGGTCTTTGCTGCGCATGACGTTACCCCAGAGGTCGAATCCGCGCAATCATGCTGCGCAATGTCGCAGGGACCAAAGCCCCTTGCCGCATTTCCACCACAATCTCGTGCGCAGTTTGCCTTGATTACGGTTAATATCGCCTCAACGCCCGCTCTTAGACGGGTCAGGCAGGAGCAGTAGACAATGACACCACTCTCGTTTTGCGTGATGCCATCCCGTGTTTTGCGGCGCGATGTGCCCGGCGGTTTCCGCGATTGGTCGGCCGAGGCGCAGGCGGCATTCGATAGTGAAACGCTGTTTTACGACGCGTTCGAGGGCGCCGAACCCGGTACCGTCTATGCGGTCGGCCCGCCACTCAAGCGCAGGTTTCGCATCTTCGTGAAGCAGGCCGAATTCCTGGTCGACGGGCAGCCTGCGCAGATGCGCGAAATCAGCCAGTCCCAACGTGCCTCGATCCTCGAGATCACGTCGAACGTGGCCGCGCCGACGCAACTGTCCATCCGGCATCCTGACCTTTCGCTAGATATGGCTGTCAGCCCGTCGCAGATCGGGCGCTACCAAGGGCTGAAGACGCTATTTACACTCAGCCGCAACAATGACCTCGCCTGGGTCCGCGACTGGGCGCGGCACCATGTCGAGACGCAGGGTGTCGAGGCGATCATCCTTTTTGACAACGCATCGGACCGATACGGCACGGACGCGCTGGAGCAGGTTCTCTCGAATGTGCCGGGCCTTACCACATTCGACGTGGTTCCCGCCCCGTTCCGATACGGCCCCGCTGGCGACGGACGCGAGCTGACAAGCGCGCGATTTCTGCAATTCGGGCTCTTTGAAATTGCGCGCCTACGGTTCCTGGCCCAGGCCGCGGGCGTGCTGAACATGGACATCGACGAAATGGCCTACGGCCCGGCGGGCGAGACCGTCTTTCAGGCCGCCGCCGACAGTGAGGCCGGCTTCCTCACCCTGCCGGGCACGTGGCGCTATCCGCAGCCGGGTGCGCCACTGACCCATGCCGCACATCTATTGCGCAGCGCGGAGGAAGACGCGCCGATGTATCCCAAATGGTGCCTCATCCCGAACGGGCCGCAACTGGGCAAAAGCTGGCGCACACATGGCATCAAGGGCCTGCCCGATCAGCTTCAACAGGATTTCGGTTTTTTCCATTGCCGCATGATCTCACAGAGCTGGCATTACGACCGCTCGGAATATCAGGACCTCACGCTCGAGCCGGATCCCCTAGCCCGGCGCATCCTGCAACGCGGCGTGACAGCGCAAGCGGCGGAAACTCCGCGCAAGGTGGCTAGACCGAAAGCAGCGTGACCCGGCCCCGCGCGCCGATCTCGGCGGTGTCGCGGTCATATAGTCGGGTCAGGTGCGCGCGCTCGGATGCGCTCCACGGATCGTATCCGGGGTAGTCCGGCCCACGCGGGTAAGCGTCCTGAATCTCGACCCGCCGCGCAAGGGCCGCCTCGCCGCCGCTGCGCTCGATTTCCATCAACAGCTCCTGCACCGCGCGGTGGCTGGCCGACGGCCTGCCCCGCTTGCGCTTGGGCGAGACCAGTGCGTCCACGTCGATATCCGGACCGCAAAGGTTGCCGATGACCACATTCGACAGATCGCGGAAATCCTCGTGCCGCCAGATCGTCAGATGCGCCTGCGGGAAACACTGCTCGATCACGTCGATAAATCCGCTCCAACTGGGCAGGTTCGACAGCACCGCGCGTTTCATCTGTGCCTCGGGGATCACATTCTCGCCCTTGGCCGAACGCAGGAATTCGATGAAGGTCGAAGCAAAGAAATCGGCGTAGTTGCGGATCGCCAGATGCACCTCTGTCACCGGGTAGGGGATGTGCTGTGCAAAAATCGGGATCAGCACGTCGCGCCGGTTGTAAAGCTGCCCCGACCGCACGCAATGCCCGCTATGGCCCGGCATGTTCTCGTCCGACAGCACAATGCGCGCACCCGGCCCAGCGCCGATGCCGTCAAAGAAGTCCCGCGCCTTTTGCGCCAGCAGATCGTCGGGCATCTTGGTCTTGTAATCGAGGCCCAGCTTTTCGTAGCCATTCAGCTGCGTCGGAAACGTATATTCTTTGCGTGTGTCGCGATGATGGACGTAATGCACGCCGCTCTTGCGCATCCGTCCCGCATTGCGTTGTAGAATGGACTGGATGTGGCTGGTGGCCGTTTTGTGAACGCCCCCATGCACCACTACGTAGGGCGTATCGCTGGTCATGCGCTCAGCCCTCGGCCATCTCCGGCGCGGCGTTGATCGCCCGGATCTGCGCGCGGAAGGCATCCCAGCCATCCCGCAGTTTCAGTTCTTCGATGCGCCCGCGGTGCCACTCGGTCGCCGCCTTGTGCAGGCGCGCCAGTTCGGGATCCTTCAAGAGCGAGGCCATCTCCCTGCGCAGACCAGGCAGGCGCGCGTGGATCGAGGTATCGCGCTCGGTATTGTAATTCATGTTGGACCAGTAGGTGACGCCCTGATCGTCGCCGACATGGTTGGTGCGGCCCCGGTCCCGCTTGACCAGGAAACTGTCGACCGAGCGGACGGCATAATGATGCAGGCGCACATAGTCATGGGCAAAGCCGTCATACGCCTTCCAGCCTTGCGCCAGATAAAGGTCCGGCATCGGCTTGCCGCCGCCATCGACCCAGGCGACATCGCCCCGGTCGAGGTGAAAGGCCGGGCGGTGAATGCGCAGCTTGTCGAAGCGCTCATTGTTGCGCACCAAGGTCTTCATGCCCAGCGCGCGGTAATTGGGAAATTCCAGCTCGGCGCAGCCGCGGTCGAACTGCTCGATCACGAAATCCTCGCTGTAATCGACGCGGCCCGAATTCCCCATCAGCTTCCAGCAGGCCGAAATGGCATCAGCCTCGCCCACCGCAGCGAAGAGATCATCCAGCCGCCCCTTGCCGACACGCACATTCAGAAACTCGTCGCAATCCGCGCAGATCAGCCAATCGGCGTTCTTGACCAGATCCTCATCCTTGGCGGCGCGCAATGCGCTGCGCTGCGGACTGCCGCCGGGCTTGAAAGGGTTTTGGCGATGCTGCGCCAGCCCAAGCGCGTCCAGACGCGCGGCGATCAGATCGGTGCCGTCATCGCAATCGTTCGTGTAGATCAGGAAGTCCGTGAAACCGATCAGGCGGTTATAGGCCACCCATTCCAGCATGAAGGGGCCTTCGTTCTTCATCGTGGTGACGATGACGCGGCGCTGATCGGCCTGCTTGGCCGGCGCTTTCTGGCCCGGATTGGCAGGGGCGACGATGCGCGGCATAACACCGCTTGCCGGCATCTTTGCGGCCTTGATCTTGGGCTGCTTGGCGATCGCGGCTGTCACCTCGGGCGACGGCGCATCGGGCGCGGCGGTCGCTTCGGGCGCGGCCTTGACCTCCGCCTCCACGGCGGGCGCCGCGGTCGCCTCTTCCTCAAGGCGTTTCTTGCGCTTGCGCAGGCGGCGGCGGAACGCCTTGTCGAAACGGTCGGCTAGCGCCTCGCGGCCCCGCTCGCGGAAATAATTCGAGAGCGCGCCGCGATACCACGGCAGATTGCGCCGCGCACGATAGAGATCGTAGAATTCCGCCTCGGTCAGCTCGTCCATGATGCAATGGGTCATGACGGCCTTGAGCGCGCCGATCTTGCGCAGGAAAACCGCCGTTTTGTGGTTCGAAAACCAGCACTTGAAGATGTGCACATTATCACCGTGAAACCGGTCGACATGGTGCTGGTCCAGCTCGAAATGCGGATCGTAGAAGATATTGACGCGCCCGGCCCCATGGGTCAGCGCGGCGCCATCGCCCAGCGGCAATGTCCAGTCCTGACGGCGCCCGTTCTCGTACCGCGTCTCCCAAGGGACCAGATCGGGGTCAAGCGTGCTTTGCGGGTTGATCGCGATCACATGCGCGCCCGGCACCAGAGACGAAAACACCAGCGAGGCATAGCCGCCCATCGACACGCCCGCGAACACGACGCGCTCGTACCCCTCGAAGAACCCTTGGGCCACCAGCCCCTCGAACCGCTTGATCAGATCCGCGTCACGATACCAATCGCTGACATGCGCCATCACGCCCAGATGCGAATACCCGCTGTCGGAGGCGTATTTATACGCCCACGGCTCGCGCAGGACGCTGTCGTCATTGACGTTTGAGAGGTTGTCGAAGGTTACCAGCAGGCGATCACTGGGCCGCTTGATGAACATCAGCGAATGGCGCAGGTTCTTCTCGAAAAAGCCCTCACCCTCGGCGCCCGGCCTCAGATCGTCCAGCCACCGGGGCGTTTCGGGGGCGTCATCTGGGCTGTCGCTCTCGTCTTGGTCTGCCATGGGTCCAACTTTGCGTTGTATGTCATTATGCGCGACATGGGCCTGATGGCCTGCCTCGGACCACCCCGCCGCGTTGATCGTCACACTAACCCGGCGCGATCGAAACAGGCAACATATCTATCCTTTCATGGTTATTGTTTCTTGATCCGAAACCGATCAGCCACATCCGTCGGGCCTCCGCCTTTCGATGCGTCGTGGCGGTGGGACTTGGCGGCGCGTTGCGCTAACTGACAATCGGTAACGCCAGAATTCGGAGACAAAGATGCTGGATACACTCAAACGCGCCATAGTGCCCGTCACGGCGCTGGCGCTTTCAGGTCTCGCTGTCGCGTTGGCATTCATCAATGT
Encoded here:
- a CDS encoding glycosyltransferase family 2 protein; translation: MADQDESDSPDDAPETPRWLDDLRPGAEGEGFFEKNLRHSLMFIKRPSDRLLVTFDNLSNVNDDSVLREPWAYKYASDSGYSHLGVMAHVSDWYRDADLIKRFEGLVAQGFFEGYERVVFAGVSMGGYASLVFSSLVPGAHVIAINPQSTLDPDLVPWETRYENGRRQDWTLPLGDGAALTHGAGRVNIFYDPHFELDQHHVDRFHGDNVHIFKCWFSNHKTAVFLRKIGALKAVMTHCIMDELTEAEFYDLYRARRNLPWYRGALSNYFRERGREALADRFDKAFRRRLRKRKKRLEEEATAAPAVEAEVKAAPEATAAPDAPSPEVTAAIAKQPKIKAAKMPASGVMPRIVAPANPGQKAPAKQADQRRVIVTTMKNEGPFMLEWVAYNRLIGFTDFLIYTNDCDDGTDLIAARLDALGLAQHRQNPFKPGGSPQRSALRAAKDEDLVKNADWLICADCDEFLNVRVGKGRLDDLFAAVGEADAISACWKLMGNSGRVDYSEDFVIEQFDRGCAELEFPNYRALGMKTLVRNNERFDKLRIHRPAFHLDRGDVAWVDGGGKPMPDLYLAQGWKAYDGFAHDYVRLHHYAVRSVDSFLVKRDRGRTNHVGDDQGVTYWSNMNYNTERDTSIHARLPGLRREMASLLKDPELARLHKAATEWHRGRIEELKLRDGWDAFRAQIRAINAAPEMAEG